A window of Drosophila sulfurigaster albostrigata strain 15112-1811.04 chromosome X, ASM2355843v2, whole genome shotgun sequence genomic DNA:
TTTATACTCTCTTCACATTTGTAGATTGCAGCAATGCGCGACTGGTGAACTACGGAGACTACGcatgattttttttgtaagcgCAGGTAGACCGGACACTTGCCTCTAGCACTGCTGACTTTTCGAGAGTACTACTTATATTTTCTtggcatgcaaaaaaaagaattgtgaTCAACACGtttacaacacacaacacacacgtTGCGATATTGCAGGGGCAGCACACTTTGCtgaaattacataaaaaataaaaatacgtcTCGAAATTTACTTACATTTTCAGCAGCCACATCCCCACTCATTTTGCACAATTTCTCAGTTGGCAGTGCGGCGCTCTCGGCTTTTTCCCAacttcactttttttctttcgtttttttttttgttaattttaatttgctttacgctacactttaaatttatatatttttgttgttaaaatatatatatttacgtatatatatatatgtatttaaggTATTCGGTAAATGCCGCTGCTAGCTACTACATAAGCTAGTTTTGTGCCTTTTGCATTTACTGCGCGAGTTTgtactcaaaatatataaaaaagaatttttccAAGTCCCCAAGATCTTACACACAGAGTCTTTCTCTTTTTACAGCGCGCAGCGGCCACGCGAACACGTTCGTACCGAATCAACTTCGAACTGTATGCTGCGTAGGGATGTAACCAGCGTGACCGCAAGTTCAatgctcaaaatataccaacactGCTTAGAAAATATACGCAAACGGCCGCCATGCATAAAAATACCagctaccaaaaaaaataataatgataatttttGAAGATGTAATTTTTGTCGCCAtaataattagttttatttttattaagctagcgtttaacaattaaatgaatttatgaaCAATTAATAGACCTTGCAAAAAAGTCAACTATAAGGTCTCACTCGGAAAATTGCCGCAAGTCATTATCGATAGTTTGTGTTGTATGTCGACGATGAGTGTGTGACGCTCATCTttggttttgcattttgttttcttttttcgtatTTGTAATAGGTGCACACTGTTCGGACAAttgagaaatataaaaaaaataaattaaatagcattttGTGTAAAACGAGGCAAACCAGCAGCTTAAATGGCCAGTCGTGGTGGCACAACAATAATCACAGCCACGACTGGCGTCATACACACTGCTGTGACATCGACGACGGCAGCGCTGCAAACGATTACCAACGTGCTCACCGTTAGCTCTGTGCACTcgagcaacagtaacaacaacaacgtgaacATTTCTaataacaccaacaacagcagcagcggaggagctgctgctgcacatgaTGGACATGCCAACGATGCCGCTGCCGCAGGTGCTGCTGCCGATAATGGCAAACCGATGTATCCGCGTTTGTTTAACAAAATCGTATTGACGCTGGAGAATAGCTTGATACCCGAGGAGAAAATCGATGTGACACCGTCGAGTCAGGATGGCTTGGATCATGAGACGGAGAAGGACTTGCGCATACTGGGCTGTGAGCTAATACAAACGGCTGGCATACTGTTGCGTCTGCCACaagtggcaatggcaacgggtCAAGTGTTATTCCAGCGATTCTTCTACTCCAAGAGCTTTGTGCGTCACAACATGGAAACGGTGGCCATGAGTTGTGTGTGCCTGGCATCGAAGATCGAGGAGGCGCCACGACGCATACGCGATGTGATTAATGTCTTCCATCACATTAAGCAAGTGCGCGCTCAAAAGTAAGTTGATTAGAGCTATAAATATGCTTCGATTTCTAGACTTTCTTCTTCTGAACATTGCAGGGAAATCACATCCATGGTGCTAGACCATTACTATACCAATCTAAAGACGCAAGTCATTAAAGCAGAACGACGTGTGCTCAAAGAGTTGGGCTTCTGTGTGCATGTGAAGCATCCGCATAAGCTGATTGTCATGTATCTACAAGTGCTGCAGTATGAGAAACACGAGAAGCTGATGCAAATGTCGTGGAACTTTATGAACGATTCGCTGCGCACGGATGTCTTTATGCGCTACACACCTGAGGCCATTGCCTGTGCCTGCATTTATCTGAGCGCCCGTAAACTTAACATCCCGCTGCCTCATAGTCCACCGTGGTTTGGCATCTTTCGTGTACCGATGGCGAACATCACAGACATTTGTTATCGCGTCATGGAGCTGTATACGCGTGCCAAGCCTGTGGTGGAGAAGCTCGAGGCTGCTGTGGAGGAGCTCAAGAAACGTTATATAGATGCGCGCAACAAAACGAAGGAGGCCAACACGCCGCCAGCTGTCATCACAGTGGATCGCAATAATGGGTCGCACAATGCCTGGGGCGGATTCATACAACGTGCCGTGCCGCTGCCCACCGAGAAGTCACCCAAAAAGGATTCACGCTCGCGCTCACGATCGCGTTCACGCACACAATCGCGTACACCGCGCTCAAGATCGCGCAGCCGTTCGCCGAGTCGCGAGCGACAGAAGAAATCGCATCGGGAGCGGGACAGGGAACGGGAGCGTGAACGAGAGCGTGATCGAGACAGGGAGCGCGATCATCGCGATCGTAGTCGCTCGTCGCGTTCGCGATCACGTTCGCTGCCCAAGCACAAGAAGAAGTCACGGCATTATTCGCGTTCGCCAACGCGTTCCAGTTCGCCGCACAGTAAACATCGCAAGCGGTAAGTTTGGCAAGACACTCTTGAAAATCTTGAAAttaattgtacattttttgttggatAGCAAATCGTCGAGAGATCGCTCCGATTACTATGTGAAGAAGGAGCGGTCCAGCAACACGGGCAGCAACAATATCAGCGATGGCGACAAGTATCGTAACTCTGGCTCCAATTCCGGCAAGTCACACAATCGCTACTCCTCGCATCGCAGCAGcggtggaggtggaggaggcggTGGTGGTGCAGGAGcaggtggtggtggtggtggcggtggtATTGGCAACAATCGTGGCGTGCACAAGCATCGCGAGCGTGAACGCTCCAGAGATAGAAAGCGTTGATTAAcacttctatttttttttatttctttgacagcatatgtataatttagtTGATTCATATTGCGCTTTAAGTTATAAATTCCACTTTTAAGTTAAAACGTCATTGTAAAAACAGAgaaaccacaaaacaaaaaataaggaaataaaCGAAACTAATAAACAAACTGAAATGAACTGCACacgcgaaaaaaaaattgtgaattttggaaattgttaaAATGCTTATTGAGTTTTATGGTTTATGGTTAATCGCATTCACTGGCAGTTTGTGTAgagaaatttgaattaaacgAATTTTGAAAAACAAGATTATTTAATgacttaatatatatataaattgaaattgaattgaaattgtaaattgaaattaatatgcgATTGAAGTAAAGTAATTACAATGTATTGCTTCTTGCAAGTTTATTATGCGATCGTTGTACAATTTGTAAGATATATCCGCAATGGGATATCTACTATAGATGGTGTTGTGgctttaaaatgaatattacaAAGTGCATCTGCTTAGAATCCTCAAACTTGTATAGTTATCAGAGATAGACCGACAGAGAGCTTCTCAAAGAATTCGtacattttagtttttatcaACCAAAGACACATTTACATGAACGAATTCAAAAATGTCTTTGTTACATGTCATTGCTCCTTTTGTATACTCTCTGTATAGCTGC
This region includes:
- the LOC133847107 gene encoding cyclin-L1, which encodes MASRGGTTIITATTGVIHTAVTSTTAALQTITNVLTVSSVHSSNSNNNNVNISNNTNNSSSGGAAAAHDGHANDAAAAGAAADNGKPMYPRLFNKIVLTLENSLIPEEKIDVTPSSQDGLDHETEKDLRILGCELIQTAGILLRLPQVAMATGQVLFQRFFYSKSFVRHNMETVAMSCVCLASKIEEAPRRIRDVINVFHHIKQVRAQKEITSMVLDHYYTNLKTQVIKAERRVLKELGFCVHVKHPHKLIVMYLQVLQYEKHEKLMQMSWNFMNDSLRTDVFMRYTPEAIACACIYLSARKLNIPLPHSPPWFGIFRVPMANITDICYRVMELYTRAKPVVEKLEAAVEELKKRYIDARNKTKEANTPPAVITVDRNNGSHNAWGGFIQRAVPLPTEKSPKKDSRSRSRSRSRTQSRTPRSRSRSRSPSRERQKKSHRERDRERERERERDRDRERDHRDRSRSSRSRSRSLPKHKKKSRHYSRSPTRSSSPHSKHRKRKSSRDRSDYYVKKERSSNTGSNNISDGDKYRNSGSNSGKSHNRYSSHRSSGGGGGGGGGAGAGGGGGGGGIGNNRGVHKHRERERSRDRKR